Proteins from one Penicillium digitatum chromosome 2, complete sequence genomic window:
- a CDS encoding Nitrilase/cyanide hydratase and apolipoprotein N-acyltransferase → MAPTYRLSVIQWHIKELDIEYNHTKACEYITEAAIQGAELAVLPEYHLSGMVPTDPLWAVQAGQSAQYLAKYQSLAKDLQICIVPGTIIETHTGSDQSTLFYNTAYFISNDGTVLGSYRKKNIWHPERPHLTSSGLEPHVAIDTPIGRVGILICWDLAFPEAFRELIVDGAQIVIAPTYWTPHDASLEARAYNPDSEALFLESTITSRCFENTCGVVFANAAGPSEDFLGLSQITLPLVGPIAKMGTEDGFIVADVDVGAIEAAERNYKVREDLKKVDWHYVYRHTRRN, encoded by the exons ATGGCCCCTACATATCGTCTTTCCGTAATTCAGTGGCATATTAAA GAGCTTGACATTGAGTACAATCATACGAAAGCATGCGAATACATCACGGAGGCCGCTATCCAAGGCGCTGAGTTGGCCGTTCTCCCAGA ATACCATCTCAGCGGCATGGTCCCCACAGACCCCCTTTGGGCAGTCCAAGCCGGCCAATCTGCCCAGTACCTAGCAAAGTATCAAAGCCTGGCCAAAGATCTGCAAATCTGCATCGTACCGGGTACAATCATCGAAACACACACAGGGTCCGACCAATCAACCCTGTTCTACAATACAGCCTATTTTATCTCAAACGATGGTACTGTGCTCGGCTCCTACCGCAAGAAGAACATATGGCATCCGGAACGACCCCACCTCACCTCCTCAGGCCTAGAGCCCCATGTGGCCATCGATACCCCGATTGGCCGCGTGGGGATACTGATCTGCTGGGATCTGGCTTTCCCCGAGGCATTCCGGGAACTGATCGTCGACGGGGCACAGATTGTGATTGCGCCTACATACT GGACCCCTCACGACGCCTCCCTCGAGGCCCGCGCGTATAACCCAGATTCTGAAGCCCTGTTCCTCGAGTCGACCATAACATCACGTTGCTTTGAGAATACCTGTGGTGTTGTCTTCGCCAACGCTGCTGGGCCATCGGAGGATTTCTTAGGCTTGTCGCAGATTACCCTTCCACTGGTGGGGCCGATCGCTAAGATGGGGACTGAAGATGGATTCATCGTTGCCGATGTGGACGTGGGGGCCATTGAGGCTGCTGAGAGGAATTACAAGGTGCGAGAGGACTTGAAGAAGGTGGATTGGCATTATGTTTATCGGCATACCAGGCGGAATTAG
- a CDS encoding putative transcription factor cmr1 protein, whose translation MSTSTPQDQFAALVAKNSKLNETDIEAVYNKLSALPVDFLRGEWKGGSFDTGHPGHTQLLAMNWVGKTFHDTERVDPIVVLKDGKRVCDENWGHAIVREVRFRGIVSTAMIYDKHPIIDHFRYVNENLVAGAMDTSSFGDVGTYYFYLYK comes from the exons ATGTCCACAAG CACCCCACAGGATCAGTTTGCTGCCCTAGTTGCAAAAAACAGCAAGTTGAATGAAACCGACATCGAGGCTGTTTATAACAAGCTTTCAGCTCTTCCCGTCGATTTCCTCCGTGGAGAATGGAAGGGTGGAAGCTTCGACACCGGCCACCCAGGCCACACCCAGCTTTTGGCTATGAACTGGGTTGGAAAGACGTTCCACGATACCGAGCGCGTCGACCCTATTGTTGTGTTAAAGGATGGAAAGCGTGTATGCGATGAGAACTGGGGCCATGCTATC GTCCGTGAGGTTCGTTTCCGTGGTATTGTGTCAACCGCTATGATCTATGACAAGCACCCTATCATTGATCACTTCCGCTATGTTAATGAGAACCTCGTTGCTGGCGCCATGGACACTAGCTCCTTCGGTGACGTTGGTACCTACTACTTCTACCTATACAAATAG
- a CDS encoding Alcohol dehydrogenase II, which yields MSDTIIIPKQHRAIIYDQPGTVSTKVVMVDTPEPGVGEVLIRLTHSGVCHSDYGIMTNSWSYLPDTETGQVGGHEGVGKVAKLGPGCEKSGLNVGDRVGVKWLASTCGSCVMCYSGMETTCPKSTISGFRTPGTFQEFVLGPANYVTPIPDGLESANAAPMLCAGLTIYSALKRSEAKPGDFVIVSGAGGGLGHVAVQLGSRGLGFRIIAIDRVSKKDLVMKSGAEHFVDMDEFSDNESLVNHVLELSGGLGAHAAIVCPADNKAYETELLMLRPNGALVCVGVPEGQMQAIASANPAVIIFKQLKIKGSAVGTREEAIKTLDFAARGIIDPHVTVANMEDLTGVFHKMHGGGLKGRVVIDMS from the exons ATGTCGGATACCATCATCATTCCCAAGCAACACCGAGCTATCATTTATGACCAGCCCGGAACGGTTTCGACGAAAGTTGTAATGGTTGATACTCCAGAGCCGGGAGTTGGAGAAGTCCTCATCAGGCT CACGCATTCAGGTGTCTGCCATTCCGACTATGGTATCATGACCAACTCA TGGAGCTATCTCCCTGATACCGAGACAGGACAAGTTGGTGGACACGAGGGCGTTGGTAAGGTCGCAAAGTTGGGACCAGGATGTGAAAAATCCGGTCTCAATGTAGGGGACCGTGTTGGAGTCAAATGGCTTGCTTCGACTTGCGGGAGCTGCG TGATGTGTTACTCGGGCATGGAAACCACGTGTCCCAAGTCTACAATTTCTGGGTTCCGTACTCCAGGCACTTTCCAAGAATTCGTTCTAGGACCTGCCAACTATGTGACCCCTATTCCAGATGGCCTCGAGTCTGCGAATGCTGCGCCAATGCTTTGTGCGGGTCTCACCATCTACTCGGCCTTGAAACGCAGTGAGGCAAAGCCAGGGGATTTCGTCATAGTTTCTGGTGCTGGGGGAGGATTGGGCCATGTTGCCGTCCAGCTCGGCAGTCGAGGATTGGGGTTCCGAATCATTGCTATTGACCGTGTGTCCAAGAAAGACTTGGTTATGAAGTCGGGTGCGGAGCATTTTGTGGACATGGACGAATTTTCCGATAACGAGTCGCTTGTGAATCATGTATTGGAGTTGTCGGGTGGCCTTGGAGCTCACGCTGCTATCGTCTGCCCCGCCGATAACAAGGCATATGAAACTGAGCTGTTGATGCTCCGCCCGAATGGTGCTCTTGTTTGTGTTGGAGTCCCTGAAGGCCAAATGCAGGCTATTGCTTCGGCAAATCCCGCCGTGATTATCTTTAAACAGCTGAAGATCAAAGGCTCTGCAGTTGGAACCCGGGAAGAAGCTATCAAAACCCTGGACTTTGCAGCTCGCGGGATCATTGACCCGCATGTCACTGTCGCGAACATGGAAGATCTTACTGGTGTCTTCCACAAGATGCATGGCGGTGGTCTCAAGGGCCGCGTTGTTATCGACATGTCTTAG
- a CDS encoding fungal-specific transcription factor domain-containing protein yields the protein MEPRRTKLACTTCRRKKTKCDGRKPKCSPCDTFNLPCTFPGTVRHPRPPNEHVYRELEERIGLMERNLQVRGVSDKLNQEFLADPMDDPSFNSRAPSSCNRPDDEGSWDSISRVPPTMPTTEESPSDDQTSYVLTAQNGRMQFFGTSSGLSLVSPLGAWWVENQTGSERCRNAGMNGVQQWQLHNWIPNILQDGFEKRTSQPLPPKEIARQLMSEYFNSYNKALPLFTESRLDKLLQRQYSWNPESSSSWWAAFNVILGLSYKARAQKAIDGSEDWKKSFGHIRNALNVVVELLMRAADILAVQGLLGLAMFFHETPDPQPLFTFAAAAMRLAQSIGLHRSHTYGLDHAEIEERNRTFWIAFIVDADICHKTGRPAAQDTNDFNTVLPTELPHDGLGLVQLDGIEVNYLRAYARFSLLQRDIYCRLYTTTATQKSGQDLIKEVKDCEAALLDWKKCIPIELQPQPKFSAGQNFFYQCILRLHFAYHCCYAQLHQICLHAKRLIEVEMIGNASPNSIPEMEHCISGSLTAARSAVDLLEHVEKFGLSFTWSVVYFPAAVVATLFAHILTHPHQDTTADIYLIHQVVQFLKNITAQEQGTYVDYLVSLCSDFEGAARQVSRKAPTGHNRPPLEQEKAGVSLLNNDLSRDLTSPHQAFAGVSGSSDPQMAFETSENYCMSNPQSDVTESLQFSIPPMWNWQEMMILMSPGTGSEVMQSRGQTGDSQ from the exons ATGGAGCCTCGCCGCACAAAGTTG GCCTGTACCACTTGCAGGCGGAAGAAGACTAAATGCGATGGAAGAAAGCCAAAGTGCTCGCCCTGCGACACGTTCAACCTGCCCTGTACCTTCCCGGGCACCGTTAGACACCCTCGCCCTCCCAATGA GCATGTCTATCGAGAGCTGGAGGAACGCATAGGATTAATGGAGAGAAACCTACAAGTGCGTGGTGTCTCAGATAAGTTGAACCAAGAGTTCCTAGCCGACCCTATGGATGATCCCAGTTTCAACTCAAGGGCACCTAGTTCTTGCAATCGCCCGGATGACGAAGGATCATGGGATTCGATCTCTCGTGTTCCTCCTACTATGCCAACTACCGAAGAGAGCCCCAGTGATGACCAAACGTCGTATGTTCTTACTGCACAAAATGGACGAATGCAATTCTTCG GTACTTCCTCTGGACTTTCTCTCGTCTCCCCCCTGGGTGCTTGGTGGGTGGAAAATCAGACAGGGTCTGAACGATGTCGAAACGCTGGAATGAATGGCGTGCAGCAATGGCAATTACACAACTGGATCCCTAATATACTTCAAGATGGGTTTGAAAAACGTACCTCGCAGCCTCTTCCCCCAAAGGAGATTGCGAGGCAATTGATGAGTGAATATTTCAATAGCTATAACAAAGCATTGCCTCTCTTCACGGAGTCGCGGCTCGACAAGCTACTCCAAAGACAATATTCATGGAATCCTGAATCAAGTTCCTCTTGGTGGGCAGCTTTCAATGTCATTCTGGGCCTGTCTTACAAGGCGAGAGCACAGAAGGCAATTGATGGAAGCGAAGATTGGAAAAAGTCATTCGGGCACATCAGAAATGCTTTGAATGTTGTGGTGGAGCTCCTTATGAGGGCTGCAGATATTCTCGCTGTCCAGGGACTACTCGGGTTGGCCATGTTCTTTCATGAAACCCCAGACCCTCAACCACTTTTTACATTTGCGGCAGCAGCAATGCGGCTTGCCCAGTCCATCGGGCTGCACAGATCTCATACATATGGCCTAGATCACGCCGAAATCGAGGAAAGAAACAGAACATTTTGGATTGCTTTTATCGTTGATGCCGATATTTGTCACAAGACCGGTCGGCCAGCAGCCCAAGATACCAATGACTTCAACACCGTGCTGCCAACGGAGCTTCCGCATGATGGGCTGGGTCTCGTTCAACTCGACGGTATTGAAGTAAATTACCTGCGAGCTTACGCCCGATTCTCTCTATTACAGCGAGATATTTATTGTCGGCTGTACACTACAACTGCGACTCAAAAATCGGGGCAAGATTTGATCAAGGAGGTGAAGGACTGCGAAGCTGCACTTCTTGATTGGAAGAAATGCATCCCCATTGAGCTTCAACCACAACCCAAATTTTCTGCCGGGCAAAATTTCTTCTATCAGTGCATCTTAAGGTTGCACTTTGCGTACCACTGCTGTTACGCCCAACTGCATCAAATCTGCCTGCATGCCAAGCGACTAATTGAGGTGGAGATGATTGGAAATGCCAGTCCGAACTCGATTCCAGAAATGGAGCACTGTATTTCCGGATCACTTACAGCTGCGAGGTCTGCGGTAGACCTGTTGGAACATGTTGAAAAGTTTGGTTTATCGTTTACATG GAGTGTTGTATACTTCCCTGCTGCTGTGGTCGCAACGCTCTTCGCCCATATCCTCACACACCCACACCAAGATACCACTGCGGATATTTATTTGATTCACCAGGTCGTCCAGTTTCTGAAAAATATCACGGCTCAAGAACAGGGCACATATGTTGATTACCTTGTTTCTCTATGCTCGGATTTTGAAGGTGCAGCCAGACAGGTTTCACGTAAGGCACCCACTGGCCATAACCGTCCGCCTTTGGAACAAGAGAAGGCCGGTGTTTCTCTCCTCAACAACGACTTGTCGAGAGATTTAACGAGCCCTCATCAAGCATTCGCCGGAGTATCAGGATCCAGCGACCCTCAAATGGCCTTCGAAACCTCCGAAAACTATTGCATGTCAAACCCCCAAAGTGATGTAACGGAAAGCTTGCAATTTTCTATTCCCCCCATGTGGAATTGGCAAGAAATGATGATATTGATGTCTCCAGGGACTGGTTCAGAGGTGATGCAAAGCCGCGGACAGACTGGGGATTCTCAATAA